A single genomic interval of Primulina huaijiensis isolate GDHJ02 chromosome 7, ASM1229523v2, whole genome shotgun sequence harbors:
- the LOC140981822 gene encoding GATA transcription factor 15-like, with translation MVDLSDKGSESEEMSSQTPTPDRLSSDSTNLKTCVSCGTSKTPLWRGGPAGPKSLCNACGIRSRKKIRALMGVTKEEKKVKKSSATARSFSHQTSSCNSCTGSSGESTGKTGKKLWAFGLDVAWQRPRSNTNQRRKLGEEEQAAILLMALSCGSVYA, from the exons ATGGTGGATCTGAGTGATAAA GGATCAGAATCTGAAGAGATGAGTAGCCAAACCCCAACTCCTGATAGATTATCATCAGATAGCACGAATCTCAAGACCTGTGTTAGCTGCGGCACCTCGAAAACACCACTCTGGAGAGGCGGTCCAGCTGGTCCCAAG TCACTGTGCAATGCTTGTGGGATCCGTAGCAGAAAGAAGATAAGGGCCCTAATGGGTGTCACAAAAGAGGAGAAGAAAGTCAAGAAATCATCAGCAACTGCCAGAAGTTTCAGCCATCAAACCAGCAGCTGCAACAGTTGTACCGGCAGCAGTGGAGAGAGTACCGGCAAGACTGGGAAGAAATTGTGGGCATTTGGGTTGGATGTGGCTTGGCAGAGACCTAGATCAAACACCAATCAGAGGAGAAAACTGGGAGAAGAAGAGCAAGCTGCTATCCTTTTGATGGCCTTATCTTGTGGCTCTGTTTATGCTTAG